One Spiroplasma endosymbiont of Cantharis nigra DNA segment encodes these proteins:
- a CDS encoding lipoprotein, translated as MKKIINFFSVVTLLSSTTAAVVACGNTENSNRFYETNYNKAFQTVFNNQNNTKIKEFSMFPDLEKKLEIPEPETKIEKQAQLLNLNGNELKLNCDEFICDRDNTFFGNELSSDEYGNVGNDNNIKDRIMTQYALDDLAQWFNIEPNEKENIFYDYSNLELSLDYSKNIYFFGKYRKEDNLILLSKQNSLEIIDKKKDKKINTEFNFFDKEFILNEEIIKNLLLAESVNIETEEIAEKDTEEKEINNILKISFEDVDKTKKMEKINIVKNLFYYYQQDLEFKLNNNEIEEKELENNQEEYESINLKSFNIDNIKIDKISIEINIKGEENEENNLYTI; from the coding sequence TTGAAAAAAATAATTAATTTTTTTAGTGTTGTAACTTTGCTAAGTTCAACAACAGCTGCCGTTGTGGCTTGTGGAAACACTGAAAATAGTAATAGATTTTATGAAACTAACTATAATAAAGCATTTCAAACAGTTTTTAATAATCAGAATAACACTAAAATAAAGGAATTTTCTATGTTTCCTGATTTAGAAAAAAAACTTGAGATTCCAGAACCAGAAACTAAAATTGAAAAACAAGCACAACTACTTAATTTAAATGGAAATGAATTAAAATTAAATTGTGATGAATTTATTTGTGATAGAGATAATACTTTTTTTGGTAATGAACTTAGTTCAGACGAATATGGTAATGTTGGAAATGATAATAATATAAAAGATAGAATAATGACACAATATGCCTTGGATGATTTGGCTCAATGATTTAATATAGAACCTAATGAAAAGGAAAATATTTTCTATGATTATTCAAATCTAGAGTTAAGTTTAGATTATTCAAAAAATATATATTTTTTTGGAAAGTATAGAAAAGAAGATAATTTAATTCTTTTATCTAAACAAAATAGTTTAGAAATAATTGATAAAAAGAAAGATAAAAAGATTAATACAGAATTTAATTTTTTTGATAAAGAATTTATTTTAAATGAAGAAATTATTAAAAATTTACTTTTAGCTGAATCAGTTAACATTGAAACTGAAGAAATCGCTGAAAAAGATACAGAAGAAAAAGAGATAAATAATATTTTAAAAATATCTTTTGAAGATGTTGATAAGACAAAAAAAATGGAAAAAATAAATATTGTAAAAAACTTATTTTATTATTATCAACAAGATTTAGAGTTTAAATTAAATAATAATGAAATAGAAGAAAAGGAATTAGAAAATAATCAAGAAGAATATGAATCAATTAACTTGAAAAGTTTTAATATAGATAATATAAAAATTGATAAAATTTCTATAGAAATTAATATAAAAGGGGAAGAAAATGAAGAAAATAATTTATATACTATCTAG
- a CDS encoding Holliday junction DNA helicase RuvB C-terminal domain-containing protein has product MGLQQQIIIKLIEPILIRNFLVEKTFKGRKITEKAIQWLEKEILV; this is encoded by the coding sequence ATGGGATTACAGCAACAAATAATTATAAAATTAATTGAACCAATTTTAATTAGAAACTTTTTAGTTGAGAAAACTTTTAAAGGAAGAAAAATAACTGAAAAAGCAATTCAATGATTAGAAAAAGAAATTTTGGTTTAA
- the ruvB gene encoding Holliday junction branch migration DNA helicase RuvB, whose product MENNVFRPNSLKEFIGQTNIINNLNIFVRSAQKRNKNLDHILIHGSSGLGKTSLAYLVSKIINKKIYILNGQSLQKPSDIISPLTSLKENEILFIDEIHSVSKEVFEILYPVLEDNKLNIIVGKEYNSKVVNIKVANFTLVGATTEINKLAEPFKNRFPILFHFQHYSENEIADIIELNCKKLEIDLNKEVINYISRFCQNTPRVAINLLKRIYDYIITLDLKNIDIKIIKSIFLKLEIYKFGLTNQEISYLKLLYKHSVLGIETIQ is encoded by the coding sequence ATGGAAAATAATGTTTTTAGACCAAATAGTTTAAAGGAATTTATTGGACAAACAAATATAATAAATAATTTAAATATATTTGTAAGGTCTGCTCAAAAAAGAAATAAAAATTTAGATCATATTCTTATTCATGGGTCATCTGGTTTAGGTAAAACAAGTTTAGCTTATTTAGTATCTAAAATAATAAATAAAAAAATTTATATTTTAAATGGTCAAAGTTTACAAAAACCAAGTGATATTATTTCACCATTGACATCTTTAAAAGAAAATGAAATTTTATTCATTGATGAGATTCATTCTGTTTCAAAAGAAGTTTTTGAAATTTTATATCCAGTGCTAGAAGATAATAAGTTAAACATAATTGTAGGTAAAGAATATAACTCAAAAGTTGTTAATATAAAAGTTGCAAACTTTACTTTAGTTGGTGCAACAACAGAAATAAATAAATTAGCCGAACCATTTAAAAATAGATTTCCCATATTATTTCATTTTCAACATTATAGTGAAAATGAAATTGCAGATATAATTGAATTAAATTGTAAGAAGTTAGAAATAGATTTAAATAAAGAAGTAATAAATTATATTTCAAGGTTTTGTCAAAATACTCCAAGAGTTGCAATTAATCTTTTAAAAAGAATTTATGATTATATTATTACTTTAGATCTTAAAAATATTGATATAAAAATTATTAAAAGTATTTTTTTAAAATTGGAAATTTATAAATTTGGATTAACCAATCAAGAAATTTCTTATTTAAAACTTTTATATAAACATTCAGTATTAGGTATTGAAACCATTCAATAA
- the rpsU gene encoding 30S ribosomal protein S21 produces MASVVVREGEPIEKALKRFQKVAASNKSEARKREYHLSKKEKRIYKQKQNKKFG; encoded by the coding sequence ATGGCAAGTGTTGTTGTACGCGAAGGTGAACCAATTGAAAAAGCACTAAAACGTTTTCAAAAAGTAGCTGCTTCAAATAAATCAGAAGCAAGAAAACGTGAATATCATTTAAGTAAAAAAGAAAAACGTATTTACAAACAAAAACAAAACAAAAAATTTGGTTAA
- the coaBC gene encoding bifunctional phosphopantothenoylcysteine decarboxylase/phosphopantothenate--cysteine ligase CoaBC, giving the protein MKKQINLIVTGGIAASKALKLYQLLTKTYEVKLIITKNSKKFVNFGDIDYLEDIFDRDFYDSHHYGEHIKIAFQSTLNVVYPASYNYIGKIANGIADDLASLIFSVSNYKTILFPSMNSNMYLNPILEKNKNILESSGNVKWIEPKYGKLASGHEGIGRSLEPDEVIKVIDFELNSFKNLSNKTVLLNFGKTRSYIDKVRYITNASSGKMGSELKKILKTNCKDLKTVFGDTLVANISDNDNIYVKTNFEMLEQMLKNFDKADIVICSAALYDFEVENYIDKKIEKRSLSKKDLNLTLNPAIDVLKELGKVKKNQFLVGFSLANDFDLEKAWKKAQEKSLDMLVVNLASAMESNSNEIKILLTKNKKIIEFNKAKKSEIAFNIIKTINDNI; this is encoded by the coding sequence ATGAAAAAACAAATAAATTTAATAGTTACAGGAGGAATTGCTGCTAGTAAAGCTCTAAAACTATATCAATTATTAACAAAAACATATGAAGTTAAGTTAATAATAACTAAAAATTCTAAAAAGTTTGTAAATTTTGGTGATATTGACTATTTAGAGGACATATTTGATAGAGATTTCTATGACTCACATCATTATGGTGAGCATATAAAAATCGCCTTTCAAAGCACTCTAAATGTGGTTTATCCCGCTTCTTACAACTATATTGGTAAAATTGCCAATGGAATAGCTGATGATTTAGCTAGTTTAATATTTTCTGTTTCAAATTACAAAACAATTTTATTTCCAAGTATGAACTCAAATATGTATTTAAACCCTATTTTAGAGAAAAATAAGAATATTTTAGAGTCTAGTGGAAATGTTAAGTGAATTGAACCAAAATATGGTAAATTAGCAAGTGGTCATGAAGGAATTGGTAGATCATTAGAACCTGATGAAGTAATAAAAGTTATTGATTTCGAACTAAACAGTTTTAAAAACTTATCAAATAAAACAGTTCTACTAAATTTTGGTAAAACTAGAAGTTATATTGATAAAGTTAGATATATTACAAATGCAAGTAGTGGCAAAATGGGATCTGAATTAAAAAAAATCCTAAAAACAAATTGTAAAGATTTAAAAACTGTCTTTGGTGACACATTAGTGGCAAATATTTCAGATAATGATAATATTTACGTAAAAACAAACTTTGAAATGTTAGAACAAATGTTAAAAAACTTTGATAAAGCAGATATTGTCATTTGTTCAGCCGCTTTATATGACTTTGAAGTTGAAAATTATATTGATAAAAAAATAGAAAAAAGATCTCTTTCAAAAAAGGATTTAAATTTAACCCTAAATCCCGCAATTGATGTTTTAAAGGAACTAGGAAAAGTTAAAAAAAATCAATTCCTAGTTGGTTTTTCCTTAGCAAATGATTTTGATTTAGAGAAAGCTTGAAAAAAAGCACAAGAAAAAAGTCTTGATATGTTAGTAGTAAATTTAGCAAGCGCTATGGAATCAAATAGTAATGAGATTAAAATATTATTAACAAAAAACAAAAAAATTATTGAGTTTAATAAGGCAAAAAAAAGTGAAATTGCCTTTAATATTATAAAAACAATTAATGATAATATTTAA
- a CDS encoding PTS transporter subunit EIIC: MENYQTQFRGFDISWYTKNKTKSFLKKLGTSFGFVIILMPIFGIILSIGNATKVDLLINIGNILFSNIGIWFALAIIIGFTSNKGVAVYCGILSYLVFNVFIWASIKDNSVNKNLFDIWFWKDLQKNLYLSKLFFGGLETFNSGVIGGILVGTYVTFIYKKFKDINLPKGLEFFAKERFVIILTIIFSMVFASFFIIVWPIFGYVLSMMGSVVAKSPIGLDAFIFRTIQRMLIPFGSNLLWQSPMWYTQVGGDLNSYQQDLLIQYLLRESNGENLAIVTELLNIKEKGFGQEEITTIFKNYLGENDFKLIETPINFWFKETESIFQSNPSGDQIIWNIVSTNKYITVDDCWNVGLRVSRFISGGYINSIFVLPTLSLTLLLMTPKGEKRSKMGIYITAALTAMLVGVTEPVEYLFCYSMPLFYFAIYCPLNGILAMLTSLFKVKLGTSFSTGIFDFILSGIIPTANGVNTKIWIIPIVGVIASIFIFIVAFFWFKKFNREENNDIINAKLLRDSIYKLIEDFGGIKNILSYHLTQKDLTIKFKNSNNAINLFDHFEKIEKKEDTMIFSIFDNNKEKIEILNFIISNKNKKKIFKKELQ; this comes from the coding sequence ATGGAAAATTACCAAACTCAATTTAGAGGATTTGATATATCATGATATACAAAAAATAAAACAAAAAGTTTCTTGAAAAAATTAGGAACTAGTTTTGGTTTTGTAATTATTTTAATGCCTATTTTTGGAATTATTTTATCGATTGGAAATGCTACAAAAGTAGATCTACTAATTAATATCGGCAATATTTTATTTTCAAATATTGGTATTTGATTTGCACTAGCAATTATTATAGGTTTTACTTCAAATAAGGGAGTTGCTGTTTATTGTGGGATTTTATCTTATTTAGTCTTTAATGTTTTTATTTGAGCTTCAATTAAAGATAATTCAGTCAATAAAAACTTATTTGATATTTGATTTTGAAAGGACTTGCAAAAAAATCTCTATCTTTCAAAATTATTTTTTGGTGGTTTAGAAACATTTAATTCTGGAGTTATTGGTGGTATTCTTGTTGGAACCTATGTTACATTTATTTATAAGAAGTTTAAAGATATAAATTTACCAAAGGGTTTAGAATTTTTTGCTAAAGAAAGATTTGTAATAATTTTAACTATTATTTTTTCAATGGTTTTTGCTTCTTTTTTTATAATAGTATGACCAATATTTGGTTATGTTTTGTCCATGATGGGAAGTGTTGTTGCCAAATCACCAATTGGATTAGATGCTTTTATATTTAGAACAATACAAAGAATGTTAATACCATTTGGCTCAAATTTACTTTGACAATCTCCAATGTGATATACCCAAGTAGGTGGAGATTTAAATTCATATCAACAAGACTTATTAATTCAATATCTTTTAAGAGAATCAAATGGTGAAAATCTAGCTATTGTAACTGAACTTTTAAATATTAAAGAAAAGGGATTCGGACAAGAAGAAATTACTACTATTTTTAAAAATTATTTAGGAGAGAATGATTTTAAATTAATTGAAACTCCAATCAATTTTTGATTTAAAGAAACTGAAAGTATTTTTCAATCAAATCCAAGTGGAGATCAAATTATTTGAAATATTGTTTCAACTAATAAATATATTACCGTTGATGACTGTTGAAATGTTGGTTTAAGAGTAAGTAGATTTATTTCAGGAGGTTATATAAATTCAATTTTTGTTCTGCCAACTTTATCACTAACTTTGTTATTAATGACACCAAAAGGGGAAAAAAGATCAAAAATGGGCATTTACATTACAGCTGCTTTAACAGCTATGCTTGTAGGAGTAACAGAACCTGTAGAATATCTATTTTGTTATTCAATGCCTTTATTTTATTTTGCTATTTATTGTCCTTTAAATGGTATTTTAGCAATGTTAACCTCGTTGTTTAAAGTTAAACTAGGAACATCATTTTCAACTGGTATTTTTGATTTTATATTAAGTGGTATTATTCCAACTGCAAATGGAGTAAATACAAAAATATGAATAATTCCAATAGTAGGAGTTATTGCAAGTATCTTTATATTTATTGTTGCCTTCTTTTGATTTAAGAAATTTAATAGAGAAGAAAATAATGATATTATAAATGCTAAGTTATTGAGAGATTCAATTTATAAATTAATTGAAGATTTTGGAGGAATAAAAAATATTCTTAGTTATCACTTAACTCAAAAAGACTTAACTATTAAATTTAAAAACAGTAATAATGCTATAAACTTATTCGATCATTTTGAAAAAATTGAAAAAAAAGAAGATACTATGATTTTTTCAATCTTTGATAACAATAAAGAAAAGATTGAAATATTAAATTTTATTATTTCAAATAAAAATAAGAAAAAAATATTTAAAAAAGAACTTCAATAG
- a CDS encoding ATP-binding cassette domain-containing protein, translating to MIKLTKLKYYYKKNKVLDIESFIINDGERIAFMGLNGAGKTTLVELILNLKNSYKGNFYCDKKYIYNAVFQDSNFNTDISLKDIFYLYCKLYKISLDHNKYFNNFELKEIMNNKFKKISAGQQQKFKFLIALLNKPNFLVLDEISTSLDYKWRIKIINIIYNYVYQNNEINLLLVSHNPEEVAKICNRVIFLEKGKIIRDFKLEGNYQERVKILEEMVKEDV from the coding sequence ATGATTAAGTTAACTAAGCTTAAGTATTATTATAAAAAAAATAAAGTTCTTGATATTGAAAGTTTTATTATTAATGATGGTGAAAGAATAGCATTTATGGGATTAAATGGTGCAGGTAAAACAACTCTTGTAGAATTAATTTTAAATCTAAAAAATTCATATAAAGGAAATTTTTATTGTGATAAAAAATATATTTATAATGCCGTTTTTCAAGATTCAAATTTTAATACAGACATTAGTTTAAAAGATATTTTTTATTTATATTGCAAATTATATAAAATTAGTTTGGATCATAATAAATATTTTAATAATTTTGAATTAAAAGAAATTATGAATAATAAGTTTAAAAAAATTTCAGCAGGTCAACAACAAAAATTTAAATTCTTAATTGCTTTATTAAATAAACCTAATTTCTTAGTCTTGGATGAAATTTCAACTTCACTTGATTACAAATGAAGAATTAAAATAATTAATATTATTTATAATTATGTTTATCAAAATAATGAAATTAATTTATTATTAGTCTCACATAATCCTGAGGAAGTTGCAAAAATTTGTAATAGAGTTATTTTTTTAGAAAAGGGAAAAATTATCAGAGACTTTAAATTAGAAGGAAACTACCAGGAAAGAGTAAAAATATTAGAAGAGATGGTTAAAGAAGATGTTTAA
- the deoC gene encoding deoxyribose-phosphate aldolase, with translation MKLNKYIDHTLLKADAKKVEIEKLCIEAKEYDFATVCINPSHIIYAKSLLKGSNVGITTVVGFPLGATTSEVKAFETKQAIENGASEIDMVINVGAVKDANWDLVLNDMVAVKKAAPNNCVKVILENCLLTQEEIIKCCELALKANLEFVKTSTGFSSGGATFKDVSLMKSIVKDNAKVKAAGGVRTYDDAIQMIENGASRLGTSGGVAIVKGEEHKTGY, from the coding sequence ATGAAATTAAATAAGTATATTGATCATACTTTATTAAAAGCGGATGCTAAAAAAGTTGAAATAGAAAAATTATGTATTGAAGCAAAAGAATATGACTTTGCAACAGTTTGTATTAATCCAAGTCATATAATTTATGCAAAATCTTTATTAAAAGGAAGTAATGTTGGTATAACAACTGTTGTGGGATTTCCATTAGGAGCAACAACAAGTGAAGTAAAAGCATTTGAAACAAAACAAGCAATTGAAAATGGTGCAAGTGAAATCGATATGGTAATAAATGTAGGAGCAGTAAAAGATGCTAATTGAGATTTGGTTTTAAATGACATGGTTGCTGTAAAAAAAGCAGCACCAAATAATTGTGTAAAAGTAATTTTAGAAAATTGTTTATTGACACAAGAAGAAATTATTAAATGTTGTGAATTAGCATTGAAAGCAAATTTAGAATTTGTAAAAACCTCAACAGGTTTTTCATCAGGAGGTGCTACTTTTAAAGATGTTTCATTAATGAAGTCAATTGTAAAAGATAATGCAAAAGTTAAAGCAGCTGGTGGAGTTAGAACATATGATGATGCTATACAAATGATTGAAAATGGTGCGTCACGTTTAGGAACAAGTGGTGGAGTTGCAATCGTTAAAGGTGAAGAACATAAGACTGGGTATTAA
- a CDS encoding Gfo/Idh/MocA family oxidoreductase, with amino-acid sequence MIKFGTIGTSKITQQFISAAVKNPNCKVVCCYSRDKTRAKDFIRDHKLYARAVDNFDQMLDEVDAVYIASPNGLHYEQAKYFLTQQKHVLLEKPLTLSFEQALEIAEIAKRNNVFLMEAYKTFHCPQISHLFKFVKSYQPFIANLNLNRYSSRMAQVKMGQYDSVFDSKLGKGSTYDMLIYPVELSIALFGPVIEVKSMGQRLGNGSGMNDCVILKHDSDVLTNIVCSKASRGIIENELLSDIATMTFKNVIELEEINVYKTNSNEAEVIHKTENDKDLFEYEISVFLKMIAENDFNLRDYLLDISCETIRVLNLVEKNQEKPGEI; translated from the coding sequence ATGATTAAGTTTGGAACAATTGGTACTTCAAAAATTACACAACAGTTTATAAGTGCTGCTGTAAAAAATCCAAATTGTAAAGTTGTATGTTGTTATTCAAGAGACAAGACTAGAGCAAAAGATTTTATTCGTGATCATAAGCTATATGCTAGAGCTGTTGATAATTTTGATCAAATGTTAGATGAAGTTGATGCAGTTTATATTGCCTCACCAAATGGCTTGCATTATGAGCAAGCTAAATATTTTTTAACACAACAAAAACATGTTTTACTTGAAAAACCATTGACACTATCTTTTGAACAAGCACTTGAGATAGCAGAGATTGCAAAAAGAAATAATGTTTTTTTAATGGAAGCTTATAAAACATTTCACTGTCCGCAAATTTCTCATTTATTTAAGTTTGTTAAAAGCTATCAACCATTTATTGCTAATTTAAATTTAAATCGCTATTCTTCAAGAATGGCTCAAGTTAAAATGGGGCAATATGATTCAGTTTTTGATTCAAAACTTGGAAAGGGTTCAACTTATGATATGTTAATTTATCCAGTTGAATTAAGCATTGCTCTTTTTGGACCAGTTATTGAAGTTAAATCAATGGGTCAGAGACTTGGTAACGGAAGTGGGATGAATGATTGTGTTATTTTAAAACATGATAGTGATGTTTTAACAAATATAGTTTGTAGTAAAGCAAGTAGGGGAATAATTGAAAATGAGTTACTATCAGATATTGCAACTATGACGTTTAAAAATGTTATAGAATTAGAAGAAATCAATGTTTATAAAACAAATTCAAATGAAGCCGAAGTAATTCATAAGACAGAAAATGATAAAGATTTATTTGAATATGAAATATCAGTTTTCTTAAAAATGATAGCTGAAAATGATTTTAATTTAAGAGATTATTTATTAGATATTAGTTGTGAAACAATAAGAGTTTTAAATCTTGTTGAAAAAAATCAAGAAAAACCAGGAGAAATTTAA
- the nagA gene encoding N-acetylglucosamine-6-phosphate deacetylase, with the protein MIIKNAKIVIENEVIENGWLEIENKIIKSINKGKTNLEGIDIEGNWLLPGFIDCHVHGGYGYDFENGTISAFENFSKNVSKEGITSYVQASVTNSKENNIKYLKEFSKFMENQKLGSKCLGLHMEGPFISKEKKGAHEVSLLTNPNIDYLKELVKASNDSIRIMTYAADLQDGSFTKYLLENNILPSVGHTNMSFSQCEKDYEIGFRHVTHLFNGMSGVSQYEPGLATFSLYKDDILCEVITDGIHIEKDTLKLIYKIKGAENICIITDAMNAKGLDDGEYKLGNLEVIKKGMRVSLKDTGVLAGAGATYDFNIRVMLEANPEIKMTELIKMTSINIAKQLKIFNERGSIEKNKFADLVVLNKNLEVLKTFVEGEKVYEK; encoded by the coding sequence ATGATTATAAAGAATGCTAAAATTGTAATTGAAAATGAAGTAATTGAAAATGGTTGATTAGAAATAGAAAATAAAATTATTAAATCGATTAATAAGGGTAAAACTAATTTGGAAGGTATTGATATTGAAGGTAATTGACTCTTACCTGGATTTATTGACTGTCATGTTCATGGTGGTTATGGTTACGACTTTGAGAACGGTACGATAAGCGCTTTTGAAAATTTCTCAAAAAATGTATCAAAAGAGGGTATTACAAGTTATGTTCAAGCAAGTGTTACCAATTCTAAGGAAAATAATATTAAGTATTTAAAAGAATTTAGTAAATTCATGGAAAATCAAAAGTTAGGGTCAAAATGTTTGGGTTTGCATATGGAAGGTCCTTTCATATCAAAAGAAAAAAAGGGAGCGCATGAAGTTTCTTTATTAACAAATCCAAATATTGACTATTTAAAAGAGTTAGTTAAAGCATCAAATGATAGTATAAGAATTATGACTTATGCAGCTGACTTACAAGATGGTAGTTTTACCAAGTATTTATTAGAAAATAATATTTTACCAAGTGTTGGTCATACAAACATGAGTTTTTCTCAATGTGAAAAAGATTATGAAATTGGTTTTAGACATGTAACTCATTTATTTAATGGAATGAGTGGAGTTAGTCAATATGAACCAGGGCTTGCAACTTTTAGTTTATATAAAGATGATATTTTATGTGAAGTAATTACCGATGGAATTCATATTGAAAAAGATACTTTAAAATTAATTTATAAGATTAAAGGAGCAGAAAATATTTGCATTATAACAGATGCTATGAATGCTAAAGGATTAGATGACGGTGAATATAAATTAGGAAATTTAGAAGTAATTAAAAAGGGAATGAGAGTTTCATTAAAAGATACTGGTGTTTTAGCAGGAGCAGGAGCGACTTATGATTTTAATATTAGAGTAATGCTTGAAGCTAATCCCGAAATTAAAATGACAGAATTAATTAAAATGACTTCAATCAATATTGCAAAGCAATTAAAAATTTTTAATGAGCGAGGAAGTATTGAAAAAAATAAATTTGCTGATTTAGTTGTTCTAAATAAAAATTTAGAAGTTTTAAAAACATTTGTAGAAGGTGAAAAGGTTTATGAAAAATAA